The genomic stretch AACGACAGTCCGGCACGCCGGTGACCGCGTCGGCCAGCGGACCGGTCACGTCGTCGAGGAAACTGGTGCGGATCAGCAACGACTGGGTCTGCTCGGGCAGGGCGGTGAGCACCTCCTCGGTCAGGTACTCGCCGATGCTGCCCTCGTCCATGGCCAGCAACGCGACGAATCCTTTCGGCTGCTCGTCGTCGACCATCCGCATCGCCGCGAGCCGCACCCCGGCCGGCCAGCCCTCGGTGCGTGCCTCCAGCGTCCGCACTTCCTCGTCCGGCAAACGGACGCCGTGCCGCTCGAGGAGGTCCCGCACCTCCGTCGTGGTCATCGCGAGATCGGCGGCGCGCAACTCCTTGACCAGTCCGGCCAGCCGGTAACGGTGCAGCGGCAGCAACGGGTCGTTGCGGGCGGCGAGAATCAGCTGGATGTGGTGGGGCCACCGCAGGATGATCCGGTCCAGGCCGGCCACGATTTCCGGGTGGGTCAGCATGTGCGCGTCGTCGAGCACGATCACCGGGCGGGCGGGTGGCTCGGTGAAGCTCCGGAGCACCGAGTCGACCAGCTCGACCGTGCCGTCGGGGAACCAGGCCGAGGCCGGATAGCTCTGGCCGGCAGCTCGGCCGGCCTCGAGGAACAGTTGCCAGAAACGGCGGGGGTTGTTGTCCGACGGGGTCAGGGCCAGCCACGCCACCGACTCGTCACGCCGGCGGGCCCATTCGCTGAGCAGCACAGTCTTGCCGGTGCCGGCACCCGCCGACAGCACCGTGAGCGCCGCAGGCGCCGCCTGATCGAGACGGTCGAGCAGGCGCGGCCGGGACAGGTGCTGTGGTGGCAGAGGCGGTACCAGGAAACGCGGATCATCCAGTCCTGTGTGCATAGAGCCCCCCGGTGCCGGCCGGTCGTTTCAAAGCGGCCCCCGACAGGCTCGGCACGTTAACAATCTAGCCTCAATGCCGCTCTCGGCATAGACACGGCGAACGCGGGCGAAATAGTGGACCTTTCTCCACATGCGACGGTGTGTGACCCCGTACGGGGAACCAATCGCCCGCCTCGAGGGGCTGACTCCGGTGATCGACGGCCGGGCGCATGAGCCCGCACCCTGACGCGGCTCATTCGGATCGAGTGAGGCCAGGGCCCGGCGGAAGGCGCACAGTATCGGGCATCGTCCTCGACCACGCTGGAGGCCGCCATGTCCTCGCACACGCTTACCACCACCGCGGACACCGGTCATGAGAGCCGCTTCTGGTGGATGTCCGCGGTGCTCGGCATCCTCACGGTGGCCGTCGGCGTGGCCGCACTGGTCTGGCCGGAGGCGACCATCCGGGTGGTCGGCCTGTTGTTCGGCCTCAACCTGCTGGTCACGGGCCTGATCCGCGCCGGCCTGTGCCTGGTGGTGTCCTGGTACCCGGTGCTGTACAGGGTGCTCGGCGTGGTGTTCGGCGTCCTGAGCGCGATTGTCGGCATCATCTGCATGCGCAACGTCCTCGCGTCGGCCGTCCTGCTGATCGTCTTCGTCGCCATCGGCTGGCTGCTGGACGGCATCATCGAGCTTTCCTCCGCGCTGGCCGGGGCGCAGGACCCGCTGCGCATGTGGCGCGCGGCGGCCGGTGCGGTCTATCTGCTCGCCGGCGTCGTGGTCCTGGTCTGGCCCGCCCTGAGCCTGCGGGTCTTCCTGGTGGTCGGCGCGGTGGCGTTGATCGTGGTCGGCATAGCGCAGGCCGCCGTCAGCCTCGGACTGGCCCGCGCCGCGCGCCGACCGGCGGGCTGAGCCGAGCGGCGGCGCGGTTCGTCCCCACCGGAGGAGGATCAGGAACCGCTGAGCTCGACGGCCGGTTCCTTTTCGTCCTCGGCCGACAGTGAGGTCTGCAGCACCTCGCCGCCGAACGGCTTCATCGCGGAGGCGAATTCACCCAGCAAGGGCGAGGTGGCCGGCGGCGGGGCAGGTGAAAGTGAGCGGATGGCCACCCCACCGATGACGAGCGCGGACACCGACGCCTCGGCGGCCGCGCCGAGGTCCACCCATGGCTCCCTTCCGATCAAGGCCCTGGCCGCGATCGGGGCCGGCATCGCGCTCGTCGCCGGGCTGCTGGGCGGCGCGGTCGTTTACTGGGCGGCCGGTGACGACGCCACATCCTCGTGTGCGGCCGCCTCGGTCGCCGACGATGTGCTGCCCTCGGTGGTCACGTTGCTGGTCTCGAGCGGGTCCGCCGGCGGCAACGGCAGCGGCGAGGTCATCCGCTCCGGTGGCTACATCCTCACCAACGACCACGTGATCTCCCCGGCCGGACCGTCCGGCACGATCGACGTGCTGTTCAGCGGTGGGCAGACCAGGCGCGCGACCGTGGTCGGCCGGGCACCCCGCGTGGATCTCGCGGTGGTCCGGGCCGACCTGCCGGAGGGCGTGCCGACGATCGAGCTGGGGCAGTCCGGACGGCTGCGGGTCGGGCAGCCGGTGGTGGCGCTCGGTTCGCCGCTCGGTCTCTCCGGCACCGTGACCAGCGGAATCGTCAGTGCGCTGGGCCGCGATGTGCCGATTCCCGCCGAGGGTGGCCTGACCGCGGTGCTGCCGGGGGCGATCCAGACCGACGCGGCCATCAATCCCGGCAACTCGGGCGGGGCGCTGGTCGATTGCGCCGGCCGGCTGGTCGGGGTGAACACTGCGATCGCGACGGTGCCTACCGGGTCGGGGGAACCCGGCGGCGGCAGCGTGGGCATCGGTTTCGCCATTCCCGCCGACGAGGCGACAGTGGTTGCCAACCAGCTCATCGACCACGGCGCCTTCAGCCCT from Paractinoplanes brasiliensis encodes the following:
- a CDS encoding HdeD family acid-resistance protein, producing MSSHTLTTTADTGHESRFWWMSAVLGILTVAVGVAALVWPEATIRVVGLLFGLNLLVTGLIRAGLCLVVSWYPVLYRVLGVVFGVLSAIVGIICMRNVLASAVLLIVFVAIGWLLDGIIELSSALAGAQDPLRMWRAAAGAVYLLAGVVVLVWPALSLRVFLVVGAVALIVVGIAQAAVSLGLARAARRPAG
- a CDS encoding DUF1269 domain-containing protein codes for the protein MAIRSLSPAPPPATSPLLGEFASAMKPFGGEVLQTSLSAEDEKEPAVELSGS
- a CDS encoding S1C family serine protease, translating into MATPPMTSADTDASAAAPRSTHGSLPIKALAAIGAGIALVAGLLGGAVVYWAAGDDATSSCAAASVADDVLPSVVTLLVSSGSAGGNGSGEVIRSGGYILTNDHVISPAGPSGTIDVLFSGGQTRRATVVGRAPRVDLAVVRADLPEGVPTIELGQSGRLRVGQPVVALGSPLGLSGTVTSGIVSALGRDVPIPAEGGLTAVLPGAIQTDAAINPGNSGGALVDCAGRLVGVNTAIATVPTGSGEPGGGSVGIGFAIPADEATVVANQLIDHGAFSPPYVGVAAVPISPVLADRFGVPHGLYVQAVSPGGPAQQAGLRPSDVITSVNGREMTGSDSFFLATLTGRPGDRIPVEYARAGASERTTLTLGSNPP